Within Triticum dicoccoides isolate Atlit2015 ecotype Zavitan chromosome 1B, WEW_v2.0, whole genome shotgun sequence, the genomic segment TGCCGACTCTTTGTCAGATGTAACTAGGCAAAAAAAGGCATGCTATGTGTGGGCCTCACACACGTAGTACGTCTGCCTAGATGGAACTCAGCAAAGGTGCATGCCATTGCCATGTGGCATCACCGTTAACGACCCCTGTGTTTGACGAGTTGTCCTTTTTACGTACTTGGCAGTAGTTGCTTTTTGTTTTGTCGAATTTCTTATAATAAGAACTCAGCGATCTTAATGATTGCCGACCCGGTCCAGCCGTGTGCTGTTTGCCGCGGGCGGAACACGGCAAACTCACTGGCACTTTAAAATTGGAAACATTGCTGCGACTGCTAAATTAAGCTGATTTTTTTGTGCATCGTACGTGCTCCTTAAGACCGCTATTATGGTAGAGTTTCTATAAGCTGCAGGCGCTCCCATCGGAATTAAGAAAACAAACAAGCTCAGTTGTCGGTGTATTCAACTGTGGTATAAAAAAATTGGATCCGTTAGCAAATCATGTTCTATAAAGTGGCAGCACTCCCAGTGAGTTCTATCACCAGAGTTGAGAAATACAATCTTACGTTAAGTGCACCTTACAAGCCCTTGCTACTTAGCTAGTACGACTGCTTGGTGCTGATCAATGGCGGCGGTGAAGTTGGAGGAAGTGAGAAGGGCACAGCGTGCTGAGGGTCTGGCGACCGTGCTGGCAATCGGCACGGCCGTCCCGGCCAACTGCGTGTACCAAGCCACCTACCCGGACTACTACTTTAGGGTCACCAAGAGCGAGCACCTCCCGGACCTCAAGGAGAAGTTCGAGAGGATGTGCGAGAAGTCCACAATCAGGAAGAGGCACATGCACCTCACCGAGGAGATCCTCAAAAAGAACCCCAGCATCTGCTCCCACATGGAGCCGTCGCTCGACACACGCCACGACATTGTCGTCGTGGAGGTCCCGAAGCTCGGGAAAGAGGCGGCAGAGAGGGCCATCAAGGAGTGGGGCCAGCCGTTGTCGAAGATCACCCACGTTGTCTTCTGCACCACCTCTGGCGTGGACATGCCAGGCGCCGACTACCAGTTGACGAGGCTGCTCGGCCTCTCCCCGACGGTCAAACGCCTCATGATGTACCAGCAAGGGTGCTTTGGCGGGGCCACAGTGCTCCGCATGGCCAAAGACATCGCCGAGAACAACCGCGGCGCACGTGTGTTGGTGGTCTGCTCGGAGATCACCGCCATGGCATTCCGTGGCCCCTCCAAATCCCATTTGGATTCGCTGGTCGGACATGCGCTCTTTGGCGATGGCGCGGCCGCTGCCATCATCGGCGCCGACCCCGACGTGCCCTTCGAGAAGCCACTCTTCCAACTGGTATCAGCGAGCCAGACCATCCTGCCCGACTCCGAGGGTGCCATCAACGGCCACCTTACGGAGGCGGGGCTCACCATCCACCTTCTCAAGGACGTGCCCGGGCTCATCTCCCAGAACATCGAGCAAGCGCTAGAGGACGCCTTAAAGCCTCTTGGCATCCATGACTGGAACTCCATCTTCTGGATTGCACACCCAGGCGGGCCGGCGATCCTGGACATGGTTGAGGAGAAAGTTGGCCTTGACAAGGAA encodes:
- the LOC119300036 gene encoding chalcone synthase 2, which gives rise to MAAVKLEEVRRAQRAEGLATVLAIGTAVPANCVYQATYPDYYFRVTKSEHLPDLKEKFERMCEKSTIRKRHMHLTEEILKKNPSICSHMEPSLDTRHDIVVVEVPKLGKEAAERAIKEWGQPLSKITHVVFCTTSGVDMPGADYQLTRLLGLSPTVKRLMMYQQGCFGGATVLRMAKDIAENNRGARVLVVCSEITAMAFRGPSKSHLDSLVGHALFGDGAAAAIIGADPDVPFEKPLFQLVSASQTILPDSEGAINGHLTEAGLTIHLLKDVPGLISQNIEQALEDALKPLGIHDWNSIFWIAHPGGPAILDMVEEKVGLDKERMRASREVLSEYGNMSSACVLFVLDVMRKTSSQDGHTTTGEGKEWGVLFGFGPGLTVETLVLYSVPITTTA